A stretch of the Lolium perenne isolate Kyuss_39 chromosome 3, Kyuss_2.0, whole genome shotgun sequence genome encodes the following:
- the LOC127340369 gene encoding uncharacterized protein: MSFLPHDLHLEILKRLPPLPHVLASASVVCKAWHGVVNDPSFLRELYRARGAAPVTLGFFHNSDDLPHMFVPAGEPASFDHGCYDRRTDWQFVDSRHGRVLLSDVWDHRFLVWHPMTEERHLVRAKALDMPEAPDGNNQVGAALICDCATEDGEGDQGQRPACHASPFRVAVVFRHPEDDTMLASVFSSLTGQWCRMLELPLVWKVRSEPCTVVGNVLYQQLVECRILAFDTDLRTLTTLHRPRCGNVRLLKMDGGVLGLAGVQGFTLHLWARDADADDWVLLKTVNLKEIIPGLSAAPSPKTDPRFTAMPVVKIIGVTEEGDALFLWTMIGIFMLGTESMELMKVHGTAVDKMKTVYPYASFYLPAAGW, translated from the coding sequence ATGAGTTTCCTTCCGCACGATCTCCACCTCGAGATACTGAAGCGACTTCCGCCGCTTCCGCACGTGCTAGCGAGCGCCTCCGTCGTGTGCAAGGCATGGCACGGCGTCGTGAACGACCCTTCTTTCCTCCGCGAGCTGTACCGCGCTCGCGGCGCGGCACCGGTGACCTTAGGTTTCTTCCACAATTCCGACGACCTCCCGCACATGTTTGTACCCGCCGGCGAGCCAGCAAGCTTCGACCACGGGTGCTACGATCGGAGGACTGACTGGCAGTTCGTGGACTcccgccacggccgcgtcctcctgAGCGACGTGTGGGATCATCGGTTCCTGGTCTGGCACCCCATGACCGAAGAGCGCCATCTGGTTCGGGCGAAAGCGCTCGACATGCCGGAGGCGCCCGACGGAAACAACCAGGTTGGTGCCGCGTTGATCTGCGACTGCGCCACGGAAGACGGCGAGGGGGACCAAGGACAACGCCCGGCGTGCCACGCCAGCCCCTTCCGGGTGGCCGTCGTGTTCAGGCACCCGGAGGACGACACCATGCTTGCGAGCGTCTTCTCTTCGCTCACCGGCCAGTGGTGCCGGATGCTGGAGCTTCCCCTGGTATGGAAAGTCCGTTCGGAGCCTTGCACCGTCGTCGGCAACGTCTTGTACCAGCAGCTCGTGGAGTGCCGCATCCTTGCCTTTGATACGGACCTGCGGACCCTGACCACGCTCCATCGGCCAAGATGCGGCAACGTGCGTCTCCTCAAGATGGACGGTGGCGTGCTTGGGCTAGCCGGGGTGCAAGGTTTCACCCTGCACTTGTGGGCGCGAGACGCTGATGCTGACGATTGGGTGCTGCTGAAGACGGTTAATCTGAAGGAGATTATCCCTGGTCTCTCGGCTGCGCCATCGCCCAAGACGGACCCTCGCTTTACTGCCATGCCGGTGGTCAAGATAATCGGGGTCACAGAGGAAGGCGATGCGCTGTTTCTGTGGACCATGATCGGCATCTTCATGCTCGGTACTGAATCCATGGAGTTGATGAAGGTGCATGGGACTGCAGTTGATAAAATGAAGACCGTTTACCCTTACGCATCCTTCTATCTCCCGGCCGCTGGATGGTAA